The Huiozyma naganishii CBS 8797 chromosome 3, complete genome genome contains a region encoding:
- the KNAG0C02460 gene encoding uncharacterized protein (similar to Saccharomyces cerevisiae YJL160C and PIR1 (YKL164C); ancestral locus Anc_1.187) codes for MVYFAPKCHFKNGITEYASTFGIAVKPVASAAKRDAVSQINDGQVQATTKTLAPAPVSQIGDGQIQATTKTAAAAPVSQIGDGQIQAATKTAAAAPVSQIGDGQIQAATKTAAAAPVSQIGDGQIQAATKTLAPAAVSQIGDGQIQAATKTLAPAAVSQIGDGQIQAATKTAQAVSQIGDGQIQATTKTAQAASQITDGQVQATKVSNSTTPATPVPVNSNDPVRSQACKSSGTLQMNIHKGILTDGHGRIGSIVSNRQFQFDGPPPQAGAIYAAGWSLTPEGNLAIGDQDTFYQCLSGNFYNLYDKHIGSQCTEVHLEAIDLVNC; via the coding sequence ATGGTCTACTTTGCCCCCAAGTGCCACTTCAAAAACGGTATCACCGAATACGCTTCCACCTTTGGTATCGCCGTTAAACCGGTAGCATCTGCCGCCAAGAGAGACGCTGTTTCTCAAATAAATGATGGTCAAGTCCAGGCTACTACCAAGACTTTAGCTCCAGctccagtttctcaaatCGGTGACGGTCAAATCCAGGCAACCACCAAAactgccgctgctgctccaGTTTCTCAGATCGGTGACGGTCAAATTCAAGCTGCTACCAagactgctgctgccgctcCAGTTTCCCAGATTGGTGACGGTCAAATTCAAGCCGCTACTAAGactgccgctgctgcccCAGTTTCTCAAATCGGTGATGGTCAAATCCAAGCCGCTACCAAGACTCTAGCCCCAGCTGCCGTTTCTCAAATCGGTGACGGTCAAATCCAAGCCGCTACCAAGACTCTAGCCCCAGCTGCCGTTTCTCAAATCGGTGACGGTCAAATCCAGGCTGCTACCAAGACTGCTCAAGCTGTCTCTCAAATCGGTGACGGTCAAATTCAAGCTACTACCAAGACGGCACAGGCTGCATCCCAGATAACGGACGGTCAAGTACAAGCAACAAAAGTATCGAACTCGACTACCCCAGCTACCCCAGTTCCAGTTAATTCCAACGACCCAGTGAGATCTCAAGCATGCAAATCCAGCGGTACTCTACAGATGAACATACACAAGGGTATCCTAACAGATGGACATGGCAGAATCGGTTCTATCGTTTCCAACAGACAATTCCAATTTGATGGTCCACCACCACAAGCCGGTGCCATATATGCTGCCGGTTGGTCGTTGACCCCAGAAGGTAACCTAGCTATCGGTGACCAAGATACTTTCTACCAATGTCTATCGGGGAACTTTTACAACTTATACGACAAACATATTGGCTCCCAATGTACGGAGGTCCATTTGGAGGCCATTGATCTGGTTAACTGCTAA
- the KNAG0C02470 gene encoding uncharacterized protein (similar to Saccharomyces cerevisiae HSP150 (YJL159W) and PIR3 (YKL163W); ancestral locus Anc_1.188) — translation MQFKETLLAISLASSVLGAYVPSEPWSTLTPSATYKNGISSYVSTFGIAVEPISGETSSASQAKRDVISQITDGQIQATTSTKNAVSKKPKTSAAAPVSQITDGQIQATTKTKNTVQAAASQITDGQVQATTQAKTTAAAASQITDGQVQATTKTTTGASQVNDGQVQATATTSAESTTSPSDPVDSVSCKTSGTLELTLKDGVLTDSKGRIGSIVSNRQFQFDGPPPQAGAIYAAGWSITGEGNLALGDQDVFYQCLSGNFYNLYDQSIGTQCNKVYLTVIDLVDC, via the coding sequence ATGCAATTTAAAGAAACTCTGCTAGCTATTTCCTTAGCTTCGTCTGTCCTTGGTGCCTACGTGCCATCTGAGCCATGGTCCACTTTGACTCCAAGTGCTACCTACAAGAACGGTATCTCCTCTTATGTGTCGACGTTTGGTATTGCCGTTGAACCAATCTCCGGTGAGACGAGTTCTGCTTCTCAAGCTAAGAGAGATGTTATTTCTCAGATCACTGATGGTCAGATCCAAGCCACTACGAGTACAAAAAACGCAGTTTCCAAGAAGCCCAAAACTTCTGCTGCGGCCCCAGTCTCTCAAATAACGGACGGCCAAATCCAAGCCACCACTAAAACGAAAAATACAGTTCAAGCAGCTGCTTCTCAAATAACGGATGGTCAAGTCCAAGCCACCACGCAAGCTAAGACTACCGCTGCCGCTGCATCTCAAATAACGGATGGTCAAGTTCAAGCCACCACCAAAACTACTACTGGTGCTTCTCAAGTAAACGACGGCCAAGTTCAAGCCACTGCAACTACTTCAGCCGAATCCACCACTAGTCCTTCTGACCCAGTGGACTCTGTTTCCTGTAAGACTTCTGGTACTTTGGAACTTACTTTGAAGGACGGTGTTTTGACCGACAGTAAGGGCAGAATTGGTTCCATCGTTTCCAACAGACAATTCCAATTTGACGGTCCACCACCACAAGCCGGCGCTATCTACGCTGCGGGTTGGTCGATCACTGGTGAAGGTAACCTGGCTCTAGGTGATCAAGATGTCTTCTACCAATGTTTGTCCGGTAACTTCTACAACCTGTACGACCAAAGCATCGGTACTCAATGTAACAAGGTTTATTTAACCGTCATTGACTTGGTTGACTGTTAG